A region from the Phycisphaerales bacterium genome encodes:
- a CDS encoding sodium:alanine symporter family protein yields the protein MDKFIERFMALMDVINNVLWDNTVLYVVLGVGILFTLWSIFGQYRAITHGVSVIRGKYDDKHDPGAINHFQALSTALSATVGLGNIAGVAIAISVGGPGAVFWMWVTGLVGMALKMTEVTQALLFRDTSDPENPRGGAMWVCKNGFAKISPALAPLGAIVGGVFCITLIISAVTGGNMFQAWNVADIGFTYFEIPKVATGIFLAVGVGIVIIGGIKRIGDIAGKIVPFMCAIYILAGLYVIVTNMDQIPAMFGLIFREAFSPSEATGAFLGGTMGYGFLKGMQRALFSNEAGQGSAPIAHSAAKTDEPVREGVVAGLEPFIDTIVVCTITALVILLSGMWNREPALRYMDGVTPVASVVTNADGTPWLNDDGETRYLISPIGVRVENVNEADSQMRDGMDIFLVLKGSAKSNAETGGDHLRVNGVLQKPSTEDGVWNAVFDGRSKDDKANGKPAFSFASKEPLTVVRDGVYFGFKGATLTAKAYDRVIPGLGKWIVPVTAFLFAFSTIISWSYYGQQGVVYLFGRRAITPYRVLYCLLVIVATVPSIVKTEAELDTISTLGTGVMLWANIPIMLIFGPMAMKAYHEYMGRLKSGTMESHAAPKITDVIEGKDVE from the coding sequence ATGGACAAGTTCATCGAACGCTTCATGGCCCTGATGGACGTGATAAATAACGTCTTGTGGGACAACACGGTCCTCTATGTGGTGCTTGGAGTCGGCATCCTCTTCACGCTCTGGAGCATCTTTGGGCAATACCGCGCCATCACCCATGGCGTGTCGGTGATCCGCGGGAAGTACGACGACAAGCACGATCCCGGCGCCATCAACCACTTCCAGGCGCTCTCGACCGCGCTCTCCGCGACGGTGGGGCTGGGCAATATCGCCGGCGTCGCCATCGCGATCTCTGTCGGCGGACCCGGCGCGGTCTTCTGGATGTGGGTCACCGGGCTTGTCGGGATGGCGCTCAAGATGACCGAGGTCACCCAGGCCTTGCTCTTCCGTGACACGTCCGACCCCGAGAACCCGCGTGGCGGGGCGATGTGGGTCTGCAAGAACGGCTTTGCCAAGATCAGCCCGGCCCTTGCCCCCTTGGGGGCCATTGTCGGCGGGGTCTTCTGCATTACGCTCATCATCTCCGCGGTCACCGGCGGGAACATGTTCCAGGCGTGGAACGTCGCCGATATCGGGTTCACCTACTTCGAGATCCCCAAGGTCGCGACGGGGATCTTCCTGGCGGTCGGCGTGGGGATCGTCATCATCGGCGGGATCAAGCGCATCGGCGACATCGCGGGCAAGATCGTGCCATTCATGTGCGCGATCTACATCCTCGCCGGGCTGTACGTCATCGTCACGAACATGGACCAGATTCCCGCGATGTTCGGGTTGATCTTCAGGGAGGCGTTCTCGCCCAGCGAGGCGACGGGCGCGTTCCTCGGGGGGACGATGGGGTATGGCTTCCTGAAGGGCATGCAGCGAGCGCTCTTCTCGAACGAGGCCGGGCAAGGCTCGGCCCCGATCGCCCACTCCGCCGCCAAGACCGACGAGCCGGTTCGTGAGGGCGTCGTCGCCGGGCTTGAGCCATTCATCGACACGATCGTCGTCTGCACGATCACGGCACTGGTGATCCTGCTCAGCGGGATGTGGAATCGCGAGCCGGCCCTGCGGTACATGGACGGCGTGACGCCCGTCGCGTCGGTCGTGACCAACGCCGACGGGACGCCCTGGCTCAACGATGATGGCGAGACACGCTACCTCATCAGCCCGATCGGCGTGCGCGTCGAGAACGTGAACGAGGCCGATTCGCAGATGCGCGACGGCATGGACATCTTCCTGGTTCTCAAAGGCTCGGCGAAGAGCAACGCGGAGACCGGAGGCGACCACCTTCGCGTGAACGGCGTCCTCCAGAAACCCAGCACCGAAGATGGAGTCTGGAACGCCGTCTTCGATGGACGGAGTAAGGATGACAAAGCAAACGGCAAGCCCGCCTTCAGCTTTGCATCCAAGGAACCACTCACCGTTGTGCGCGATGGTGTGTACTTCGGCTTCAAGGGCGCCACACTGACCGCGAAGGCCTACGACCGCGTCATCCCGGGCCTTGGAAAGTGGATCGTGCCGGTCACGGCCTTTCTCTTCGCCTTCTCCACGATCATCTCCTGGTCGTACTACGGGCAGCAGGGCGTGGTGTACCTCTTCGGCAGGCGTGCGATCACGCCGTATCGGGTTCTGTACTGCCTGCTCGTCATCGTCGCGACAGTCCCAAGCATCGTCAAGACCGAGGCCGAACTCGACACGATCTCCACCCTGGGCACCGGCGTCATGCTCTGGGCCAACATCCCCATCATGCTCATCTTCGGGCCGATGGCGATGAAGGCCTACCACGAGTACATGGGTCGGCTCAAAAGTGGGACGATGGAATCCCACGCCGCGCCGAAGATCACCGACGTGATTGAGGGCAAGGACGTCGAATAG
- the tmk gene encoding dTMP kinase, translated as MRRLAGRFIAFEGPDGSGKTTQYRRLISLLQQRGLTVCEVREPGGTPIGESIRQILLHTKDEMTLRCEMLLYMASRSQLVEQRIRPALKRGEVVMADRFVSSTLAYQGSAGGIPIPEIKAVADVAIQGAYPDLVIIFDVDEETAARRISPLLADVSSTRETKGLDRIESRGREFHRKVREGYLEQARQAPDRHLVIDARRSADEVWQSLLDALGERFEA; from the coding sequence ATGCGACGCCTTGCGGGACGGTTCATCGCCTTCGAGGGACCCGACGGCTCGGGCAAGACGACGCAGTATCGCCGCCTCATCTCGCTGCTCCAGCAGCGCGGGCTCACCGTCTGCGAGGTCCGTGAGCCCGGCGGGACACCCATCGGCGAATCCATCCGCCAGATCCTCCTCCACACCAAGGACGAGATGACCCTGCGCTGCGAGATGCTGCTCTACATGGCCTCGCGCAGCCAACTCGTCGAGCAGCGCATCAGGCCCGCCCTCAAACGCGGCGAGGTCGTCATGGCCGACCGCTTCGTCTCCTCCACGCTCGCGTACCAAGGCTCGGCCGGCGGGATCCCCATCCCGGAGATCAAGGCCGTCGCCGACGTCGCGATCCAGGGGGCCTATCCCGACCTGGTCATCATCTTCGACGTCGACGAAGAAACGGCCGCCCGGCGGATCTCGCCCCTGCTCGCCGACGTCTCCTCGACCCGAGAAACCAAGGGCCTCGACCGCATCGAATCGCGCGGCCGAGAGTTCCACCGCAAGGTCCGCGAGGGATATCTTGAGCAGGCGCGGCAGGCTCCGGACAGGCACCTGGTGATCGACGCCCGCCGATCCGCCGACGAGGTGTGGCAGTCTCTCCTGGACGCCCTGGGCGAACGCTTCGAGGCGTAG
- a CDS encoding DoxX family membrane protein, which translates to MTTHAKPLTLSPLLLRLCLGITMLWAGLGKIIPTMPVQGEQAAMLAQLGVIERPVTETPQGPEPTAAEFPGERQVRRVHGITLLLAQSAESHTPTPEAGAETAPEPSTTVPTPAHDETPDAPVVEPTAGAGTSTPLVTRLWPRFLSEGRWPVYGAWAAALTETIGGALVLVGLLTRLSGFALACVMGTAMWLTQIGPAMMSGDAALGFLPNHGAWDIANGQAAFATLFWQFSLFSIALALLFMGAGKASIDRALFAPAVDEAHHPRSARRAPQHDDEDDEDEEE; encoded by the coding sequence ATGACCACCCACGCCAAGCCGCTCACGCTCTCGCCGCTCCTCCTGAGGCTCTGCCTGGGGATCACCATGCTCTGGGCGGGGCTGGGGAAGATCATCCCCACGATGCCGGTCCAGGGTGAGCAGGCCGCCATGCTCGCACAGCTCGGCGTGATCGAGCGCCCCGTCACCGAGACGCCCCAAGGCCCGGAGCCCACGGCGGCGGAGTTCCCGGGTGAACGTCAGGTCCGGCGCGTGCATGGCATCACGCTGCTGCTGGCACAAAGCGCCGAATCACACACGCCCACACCCGAGGCCGGCGCCGAGACCGCGCCCGAACCTTCGACCACGGTGCCAACGCCCGCACACGACGAAACGCCAGACGCGCCTGTCGTGGAGCCGACGGCCGGCGCGGGAACATCCACGCCGCTCGTGACGCGCCTCTGGCCCCGGTTCCTTTCGGAAGGGCGCTGGCCGGTGTACGGCGCCTGGGCCGCGGCCCTCACCGAGACGATCGGCGGGGCGCTCGTCCTCGTCGGCCTGCTGACACGCCTCAGCGGATTCGCGCTCGCGTGCGTCATGGGCACGGCAATGTGGCTCACCCAGATCGGGCCCGCGATGATGAGCGGCGACGCGGCCCTGGGATTCCTCCCCAACCACGGCGCGTGGGATATTGCCAACGGACAGGCCGCATTCGCCACGCTCTTCTGGCAGTTCTCGCTCTTCTCGATCGCGCTCGCGCTGCTCTTTATGGGCGCCGGAAAGGCGTCGATCGATCGGGCCCTTTTCGCGCCCGCCGTCGACGAGGCCCACCATCCACGAAGCGCCCGTCGCGCCCCGCAGCATGATGATGAGGACGACGAAGACGAGGAGGAGTAG
- a CDS encoding ShlB/FhaC/HecB family hemolysin secretion/activation protein, which translates to MRESASLRSFALARGWAVACVLGAGLAAPAVGQSAGEASSPMDVNATRPGQPGASQVSGTGIEATGEDGAKYRVSRFEVRYFADNEGNPALETVLAAPVELGVLSTGYVAPREGLKTTTIRVGDVVEGTMPFFYRSALDEVRRSVYNAVSSQGLFGVVVLFDQEDVDEANDRDLRAGQRGAIRLVVYTGKVQQVRTIASGDRLMPDSGDESTQRRINNPDPVHARIRLQSPAQPGGVVRRDDLSAYVSRLNRHPGRRVEVAVAPAVGPDNPEDVVVDFHVAEMRPWRAYAQVSNTGTRQTNEWREVFGYVNNQLTGHDDTLSVNYITGGFTDANAVTASYEFPLRSDILSMRLYGAYSEFDASEVGQASESFSGRTYQIGTEVTGTVYQQQDSFIDLFGGVRYQDVSVTDTLLLPSPQAEGQTAFLIPYLGVRYSRETPAMSTRASLSVEGNLAGIAATESYQLDRLGRRNADKAWTTVKVSGEHSMYLEPLFGKGGPFGETLAHEVAFRVGYQDALGSRLIANEQEVQGGMFTVRGYPESVAAGDNAAFASLEYRYHVPRAFAISEPGTLGGKSMPKVPWVENFRWAPQVPYGTADWDLVLRGFLDVGSVSNNDRLLGEFDNTLVGAGVGVELVFRSNASLRLDWGFVLSEVDEPGSTVDTGDNRVHVMLWLAY; encoded by the coding sequence ATGAGGGAATCTGCATCGCTGCGCTCTTTCGCACTTGCCCGAGGCTGGGCTGTCGCCTGTGTGCTGGGGGCCGGGCTCGCCGCGCCGGCGGTCGGTCAATCAGCGGGAGAGGCCTCGTCGCCGATGGACGTGAACGCGACCCGCCCTGGGCAACCCGGGGCGTCGCAGGTGAGCGGGACGGGGATCGAGGCCACGGGCGAGGACGGCGCGAAGTATCGCGTGTCGCGCTTCGAGGTTCGGTACTTCGCGGACAACGAGGGGAACCCGGCGCTGGAGACGGTGCTGGCGGCACCGGTGGAGTTGGGCGTGCTCTCGACGGGGTATGTGGCTCCGCGAGAGGGGCTGAAGACGACGACGATCCGGGTGGGGGACGTGGTCGAGGGGACGATGCCGTTTTTCTATCGGAGCGCGCTCGATGAGGTGCGACGGTCGGTGTACAACGCGGTGAGTTCGCAGGGGCTCTTCGGCGTGGTGGTGCTATTCGATCAGGAGGATGTGGACGAGGCGAACGATCGTGATCTTCGGGCGGGGCAGCGCGGGGCGATCCGGCTGGTGGTGTACACGGGGAAGGTGCAGCAAGTGCGGACGATCGCGTCGGGGGACCGGCTGATGCCGGACTCGGGCGATGAGTCCACGCAGCGCCGGATCAACAACCCGGACCCGGTGCACGCGCGGATTCGATTGCAGTCGCCGGCGCAGCCTGGCGGGGTGGTGCGGCGCGATGATCTGTCGGCGTATGTCTCGCGGCTGAACCGGCACCCGGGTCGGCGCGTGGAGGTCGCGGTGGCGCCGGCGGTGGGCCCGGACAATCCCGAGGACGTGGTCGTGGACTTCCACGTGGCGGAGATGAGGCCGTGGCGTGCGTACGCGCAGGTCTCGAACACGGGGACGCGCCAGACCAACGAATGGCGAGAGGTCTTCGGGTATGTGAACAACCAGTTGACCGGGCACGACGATACGTTGAGCGTGAACTACATCACGGGGGGGTTCACGGACGCGAACGCCGTGACGGCGAGTTATGAGTTTCCGTTGCGATCGGACATTCTGTCGATGCGGTTGTACGGGGCGTACAGCGAGTTCGACGCGTCGGAGGTCGGGCAGGCGAGCGAGAGTTTCAGCGGGCGGACGTACCAGATCGGGACGGAGGTCACGGGGACGGTCTATCAGCAGCAGGACTCGTTCATCGATCTCTTCGGCGGCGTGCGGTATCAGGACGTAAGCGTGACGGACACGCTGCTGCTCCCCAGCCCGCAGGCCGAGGGGCAGACGGCGTTCCTGATCCCGTATCTCGGCGTGCGCTACTCGCGCGAGACGCCGGCGATGTCCACACGGGCGTCGCTCTCGGTGGAGGGGAACCTGGCGGGGATCGCGGCGACGGAGTCGTATCAACTCGATCGGCTCGGCCGGCGGAATGCGGACAAGGCGTGGACGACGGTGAAGGTGTCGGGTGAGCACTCGATGTACCTGGAGCCGCTCTTTGGGAAAGGCGGTCCCTTCGGCGAGACGCTGGCCCACGAGGTGGCATTCCGCGTGGGGTATCAGGACGCACTGGGCAGCCGTCTGATCGCGAACGAGCAGGAGGTCCAGGGCGGGATGTTCACGGTGCGCGGGTATCCCGAGTCGGTGGCGGCGGGCGACAACGCGGCGTTCGCGTCGCTGGAGTATCGCTATCACGTGCCGAGGGCGTTTGCGATCAGTGAGCCTGGGACGTTGGGCGGGAAGTCGATGCCGAAGGTGCCGTGGGTCGAGAACTTCCGTTGGGCGCCGCAGGTGCCGTATGGCACGGCGGATTGGGATCTGGTGCTTCGCGGGTTCCTGGATGTGGGGAGCGTCTCGAATAACGACCGACTGCTGGGGGAGTTTGACAACACGCTCGTGGGGGCGGGCGTGGGCGTGGAACTGGTCTTCCGGAGCAACGCGAGTTTGCGGCTGGACTGGGGCTTTGTTCTGAGCGAGGTGGACGAGCCGGGGAGCACGGTGGACACGGGGGACAACCGGGTTCACGTGATGCTGTGGCTGGCGTACTAG